The Naumovozyma dairenensis CBS 421 chromosome 1, complete genome genome includes a region encoding these proteins:
- the NDAI0A03350 gene encoding uncharacterized protein, with protein MFLDYSGSHAFQSINKVFGENYLFFVQYTNESKFSGKFKIFKRFARLLPQIDELQKEDFFPENNVILLNQIFIRLLTLDQLNKVGNLISKCPTVYFVFIQERKAKKLIANEKMVLESPTLLDKSYWDLKQIYEDTIRYYYKNITNRIILHKPDTADPKVWNNSQKLLFRNSIKEFLNKSKEEPLFKIPITLPKAFTKNGQLGYNPSGNFKVSLQAFIIAKNLQDIMDMQEKDIILVKTRIPLKTVWRKNQTSRQFTSNINDGLTNRDPNLIKVEPLKINKGHTFLTKHNFENVEIENNEHITVTRTSKRFGREKDEQDHEKLLYRVIKSAASSPVFEDSRVYNIKKDKEKHKKMKKKSSEGSSQRNKGMEV; from the coding sequence ATGTTTCTGGATTATTCTGGATCGCACGCTTTCcaatcaattaataaagtTTTTGGTGAAAATTACCTTTTCTTTGTACAATATACAAATGAGTCTAAATTCTCaggaaaatttaaaatatttaaaagatttgCAAGGTTACTCCCTCAGATAGATGAATTACAGAAAGAAGATTTTTTCCCTGAAAATAACGTTATCTTACTCAAccaaattttcattagattATTGACATTAGATCAACTAAATAAGGTTGGCAATTTGATAAGTAAATGTCCTACAGTTTATTTTGTGTTCATTCAAGAAAGGAAAGcgaaaaaattaatagcAAATGAGAAAATGGTACTTGAATCTCCTACATTGTTGGATAAAAGCTACTGGGACTTGAAACAGATATATGAGGACACAATAcggtattattataaaaacATAACGAACAGAATAATACTGCATAAACCTGATACAGCAGATCCTAAGGTTTGGAACAATAGTCAGAAACTACTTTTTAGGAACTCAATCaaagaatttttaaataagagTAAAGAAGAACCTCTATTTAAAATACCGATTACTTTACCGAAGGCTTTCACTAAGAATGGACAACTTGGTTACAATCCTAGCGGAAACTTTAAAGTTTCTTTGCAAGCTTTCATTATTGCCAAAAATCTGCAAGATATTATGGACATGCAAGAGAAAGATATCATTCTAGTAAAGACACGAATTCCTCTCAAAACAGTGTGGAGAAAAAACCAGACATCCAGACAATTTACttcaaatattaatgatgGGTTAACCAACCGTGATCCTAACCTTATCAAGGTTGAACCATTAAAGATCAATAAAGGTCATACATTTTTGACAAAacataattttgaaaatgttgaaattgaaaacaacGAACATATCACTGTGACGCGAACTTCAAAAAGATTTGGGAGAGAAAAGGATGAACAAGATCATGAAAAATTACTATATCGTGTTATAAAAAGTGCGGCTAGTAGTCCTGTTTTTGAAGATAGTAGAGTttataatataaagaaagaCAAGGAAAAACataagaaaatgaagaagaaatcatcAGAAGGATCTTCACAAAGGAACAAGGGAATGGAAGTTTAA
- the LDB7 gene encoding Ldb7p (similar to Saccharomyces cerevisiae LDB7 (YBL006C); ancestral locus Anc_4.111): MNQQVQNSITPSSLPVEKNTITNSYYDVISGLAALERSHQITFSQDELLQLTENSKKVRKSKNEKRKIIDTAVRPTIHSYLGGTINVTDKTNYDVSHTLLGNHVPKSQLETLSSIDFAQLFHKYLSCEDVLQIHDIFFSNSFPNTFSSPPVDIHNEDTNKEGEKAKVRKVIICKRCNSRFTGRNRMSLLKKHTCNNRRRH; the protein is encoded by the coding sequence ATGAATCAACAAGTACAGAACAGTATCACTCCATCTTCTCTACCTGTAGAAAAGAATACAATTACGAATTCCTATTATGATGTTATATCAGGATTAGCTGCCTTGGAAAGATCCCACCAGATCACATTTAGCCAAGATGAACTACTACAGTTAACAGAGAACTCGAAGAAAGTTAGAAAGTCTAAAAAtgagaaaaggaaaataatagataCTGCAGTAAGGCCAACGATCCATAGTTACCTCGGGGGCACCATAAACGTTACCGACAAAACAAATTATGACGTTAGTCATACCCTTCTCGGTAATCATGTCCCGAAAAGTCAACTGGAAACCTTGTCAAGTATTGATTTTGCCCAACTATttcataaatatttatcatgTGAGGATGTTTTACAGATTCATGACATCTTTTTCTCAAATTCGTTCCCTAACACATTCTCAAGTCCGCCTGTGGATATCCATAATGAGGACACAAATAAGGAAGGTGAAAAGGCCAAAGTTAGGAAAGTTATAATATGTAAAAGATGTAACTCAAGATTCACGGGACGGAATAGAAtgtcattattaaaaaagCATACTTGTAATAACAGAAGAAGACACTAA
- the SLA1 gene encoding cytoskeletal protein-binding protein SLA1 (similar to Saccharomyces cerevisiae SLA1 (YBL007C); ancestral locus Anc_4.108), which translates to MTAFLGVYKAIYDYEPQTPEELELKENDLLYLLEKSEVDDWWTVKKRVIGSDAEEPVGLVPSNYIEEAPVIAQVKALYDYEQIQNPEEELIFHENDLFSVYDDKDPDWLLVKSQISNEVGFVPGNYVQPVSATAAPQGMPAATPTTATTNVDASTFLPPPQRVDRVKVETESQPEREGEETSRRETSTQNYKDGEEEEEAPPEKPARPVSTGPIESTREKSRNRMSYYDDDGYAVDDYHRDDDRRREQNNDREREDRYNNEANDYSPEPQSWKVTEIEGRKKHKAKLIIGHNRINFIPNKGDPQEWTIDKLVSYDNEKKHMFLEFIDPYKNLELHTGNNDTCNEIMAVIGEIKGASRDPGLREVQMAAKSKKQARVLVDFIAESNDELTVKEGDMVYILNDKKSKDWWMCELVKTGEKGVVPAQFIEPPQEKSSSGGLFSSLKRITRGSMSKSPSKAPSSTGLADWKNDADQSLSPKKSRNRGSSFSTRRKRSSSTSNVNKERTKEFPNPKKTRLWVDRSGTFKVEAQFIGCAEGKIHLHKANGVKIAVAASKLSDDDLLYVERVTGFSLDKFKEKKPTSTDARESERERRRMLREQEERERDRRLREQELYELKKARELLAQDRERLQQDKELPPIKPPRPQSSISVNDAHDSSRVNRSSSRSDKKKGSNYDWFEFFLNTGVDVNNCQRYTINFDREQITEDMMQDINSSMLRTLGLREGDIVRVMKYLDKKFGRETETQRAAATGSIFTEADGSLKVNTVNTAGQPALLSVPQQQLMPQATAPPAAVSHDDDAWTVQPAAKSQPNLVNAKAEFTGSMQDLLDLQPLEPKKATPATPEPKLEQLEPVKTGTESNTAQIATNVTGGPALASNVTGGRTLVPLDPFKTGGNNVLPISSGFVMMPFTTGGLMTMPQTSFGMQPTGTILPVQKTGGGLIPIATTGGAMPQTSFGLLPLSTTGGASIIPQTTFGAPPLGSILPVQKTANGVIATNSTGGMMPMQTTGGILPTTTFMNPAFTGGAIPQTSFGTQIMGNTLQQTSLGGQVTGGAMPQTSFGNQLTGGVSGLPQTSFVGTQSTGNLMTQQRTGGFATLPQTTFGAQITGGFQPQSQFGLTLQRTGGASFLPQNQFTGGPQMMNTGGVFQQSQPMNTFNTGGAMQLPNTNGITQGMQNTFISQPSQQIPLQTQPTGFGFGNGPQQTAQSSQMPQSQQPRQANLFNATADNPFGF; encoded by the coding sequence ATGACTGCTTTTTTAGGAGTTTACAAAGCAATTTATGATTACGAGCCACAGACGcctgaagaattagaactaaaagaaaatgatttattgTACCTTTTAGAAAAGTCAGAAGTTGATGATTGGTGGACAGTTAAGAAACGTGTTATTGGATCTGATGCAGAAGAACCAGTGGGGTTAGTTCCTTCTAATTATATCGAAGAAGCTCCGGTTATTGCTCAAGTGAAGGCGCTTTATGATTATgaacaaattcaaaaccCAGAGGAAGAATTAATATTCCACGAGAATGATCTTTTCTCTGTTTATGATGATAAGGATCCTGATTGGTTATTGGTCAAGTcacaaatttcaaatgaagTCGGGTTTGTCCCAGGAAATTATGTGCAACCTGTCTCAGCCACTGCAGCTCCACAAGGGATGCCTGCTGCTACACCAACTACAGCTACAACTAATGTAGATGCCTCCACATTTTTACCACCACCACAAAGAGTTGATAGAGTTAAAGTAGAAACTGAATCACAACCAGAACGAGAAGGTGAAGAAACTTCAAGAAGGGAGACTAGTACtcaaaattataaagatggagaagaagaagaagaggcTCCACCTGAAAAGCCTGCCAGACCTGTGTCGACAGGCCCAATTGAATCTACAAGAGAAAAATCTCGTAACAGAATGTCgtattatgatgatgatgggTATGCGGTGGATGATTATCATCGTGATGATGATCGTCGTCGTGAACAGAATAATGACCGCGAGCGTGAGGATCGTTATAACAATGAAGCAAATGACTATTCCCCAGAACCACAGTCATGGAAAGTTACTGAAATTGAAGGACGTAAAAAGCATAAGGcaaaattaattattggCCATAACagaattaatttcattccGAACAAAGGGGATCCACAAGAATGGACTATTGATAAGTTGGTTTCATATGATAATGAGAAAAAACATATGTTCttggaatttattgatCCATATAAGAATCTCGAATTACATACAggaaataatgatacatGTAACGAAATCATGGCAGTTATAGGTGAAATTAAGGGTGCTTCACGTGATCCAGGTCTAAGAGAGGTTCAAATGGCAGCAAAATCCAAAAAGCAAGCTCGTGTTCTAGTCGATTTCATTGCAGAATCAAATGACGAACTGACTGTGAAGGAAGGTGATATggtttatattttaaatgacaagaaatcaaaagatTGGTGGATGTGTGAACTTGTGAAAACAGGAGAAAAAGGAGTTGTGCCAGCTCAATTTATTGAGCCTCCACaagaaaaatcatcatcGGGTGGATTATTTAGttcattgaaaagaataacTAGAGGTTCAATGTCGAAATCTCCTTCAAAGGCTCCCTCTTCGACAGGCCTTGCCGATTGGAAAAACGACGCTGACCAAAGTCTATCCCCCAAGAAAAGTAGAAATAGAGGAAGTTCCTTTTCTACCAGAAGGAAAAGATCATCCTCAACAAGTAATGTTAACAAAGAAAGGACCAAGGAATTTCCAAATCCTAAAAAGACGCGTTTGTGGGTTGACAGAAGTGGTACTTTCAAAGTGGAAGCTCAATTTATTGGTTGTGCAGAAGGAAAGATTCATCTACACAAAGCCAATGGTGTAAAAATCGCTGTTGCAGCTTCTAAATTATCAGATGATGATCTATTATATGTAGAACGAGTCACTGGTTTCAGTTTAGacaaatttaaagaaaagaagcCAACTTCTACTGATGCTAGAGAAAGCGAACGCGAAAGAAGGAGGATGCTAAGGGAACAGGAAGAAAGAGAACGCGATAGGAGATTAAGAGAACAAGAACTttatgaattgaaaaaggcAAGAGAATTATTGGCTCAGGATAGAGAAAGATTACAACAGGACAAAGAACTACCTCCAATAAAACCTCCAAGGCCGCAATCATCCATCTCAGTAAATGATGCTCATGATTCATCTAGAGTCAACAGAAGCTCTTCTCGTTCGGACAAGAAAAAGGGCAGTAATTATGATTGgtttgaatttttcttaaataCTGGTGTCGATGTTAATAATTGCCAAAGATATACCATCAATTTTGATAGAGAACAAATTACCGAAGATATGATGCAAGATATAAATTCATCCATGCTAAGAACTTTAGGTTTACGTGAAGGTGATATAGTCCGTGTAATGAAGTACCTTGACAAGAAATTTGGTAGAGAAACTGAAACTCAACGAGCCGCAGCTACAGGTAGCATATTTACCGAAGCAGATGGTTCATTGAAGGTAAATACTGTTAATACAGCGGGACAACCAGCATTACTAAGTGTTCCTCAACAACAGCTAATGCCGCAAGCTACTGCTCCACCAGCTGCTGTCAGccatgatgatgatgcttGGACAGTGCAACCAGCTGCCAAATCCCAACCAAACTTAGTAAATGCGAAAGCAGAATTTACTGGCTCAATGCAAGACTTACTTGACTTGCAACCTTTGGAACCTAAAAAGGCCACACCAGCCACTCCTGAGCCTAAATTAGAGCAGCTAGAACCTGTAAAGACAGGCACAGAAAGTAATACTGCTCAAATTGCCACTAACGTTACTGGTGGCCCAGCTCTTGCCAGCAATGTCACCGGTGGCCGTACACTTGTGCCTTTAGATCCGTTTAAAACCGGTGGAAACAATGTTTTACCTATTTCATCTGGATTTGTGATGATGCCATTCACAACTGGAGGTTTAATGACAATGCCACAAACTAGTTTTGGTATGCAACCAACTGGAACAATCTTACCAGTCCAGAAAACAGGTGGCGGTTTGATTCCTATAGCGACTACGGGGGGAGCAATGCCTCAAACTTCATTCGGATTGTTACCATTATCAACAACAGGTGGTGCTAGCATAATTCCACAAACGACATTCGGCGCCCCACCACTTGGCTCTATATTGCCTGTTCAAAAAACAGCAAATGGTGTAATTGCTACAAATTCTACTGGCGGTATGATGCCAATGCAAACGACTGGTGGCATTTTGCCAACGACTACATTTATGAACCCAGCTTTTACCGGAGGTGCAATTCCACAAACTAGCTTTGGAACACAGATCATGGGAAATACATTGCAGCAAACCAGTTTGGGTGGCCAAGTAACAGGTGGCGCAATGCCACAAACTAGTTTTGGAAATCAACTGACTGGTGGAGTCAGTGGTTTACCTCAAACTTCATTCGTTGGTACACAGTCTACAGGGAATCTAATGACACAACAGAGAACTGGTGGGTTCGCAACGCTGCCTCAAACAACCTTTGGCGCTCAAATAACAGGTGGATTCCAACCTCAATCTCAGTTTGGTTTGACTCTTCAAAGAACTGGAGGTGCATCTTTTTTGCCTCAAAACCAATTTACTGGAGGTCCACAGATGATGAATACAGGTGGCGTGTTCCAACAATCGCAACCTATGAATACCTTTAACACTGGTGGTGCAATGCAACTGCCAAATACTAACGGTATTACTCAAGGGATGCAAAACACATTTATTTCGCAACCTTCCCAACAAATTCCATTACAAACGCAGCCAACAGGGTTTGGTTTCGGGAACGGTCCACAGCAGACGGCACAATCATCACAAATGCCACAGAGTCAACAACCAAGACAAGCAAACCTATTTAATGCCACAGCAGATAATCCATTTGGCTTCTAA
- the NDAI0A03320 gene encoding 3-isopropylmalate dehydratase (similar to Saccharomyces cerevisiae LEU1 (YGL009C); ancestral locus Anc_4.107), translating into MSFTPPKGPRTLYDKVFDHHVVHKDDNGSYLLYIDRHIIHEVTTPQAFEGLKDNGRPVRRSDCTLATVDHNIPTDSRKNFKSVDTFIKQADSRLQVKTLEKNVAEHDIPYFGMTEIRQGIVHMIGPEQGFILPGCTVVCGDSHTSTHGAFGCLAFGIGTSEVEHVLATQTLIQTRSKNMRILVNGKLSPGVTSKDLILHIIGLIGTAGGTGCVIEFAGEAIEDLSMEARMSMCNMSIEAGARAGMIKPDEKTFEYLKGRPLVPTGAEWEKGLAFWKTLHSDEGAKFDHEIVIKGSAIIPTITWGTSPQDALPITASVPDPAKVEDPIRRGDMERALQYIGLEPNTPLQSIKIDKVFIGSCTNARIEDLRAAAKVVDGYHIADNIMRAMVVPGSGLVKAQAEDEGLDQIFLRAGFEWREAGCSMCLGMNPDILQPGERCASTSNRNFEGRQGPRSRTHLMSPVMAAAAAIAGHFVDIREFKYKDKTAPKISISNEAQDVLADAAAKHKHIEQPEDDLSEEGEDMIDDIPPSTTTRVASGPTGMKPFLSLCSIAAPLDKSNVDTDAIIPKQFLKTIKRTGLKVGLFYEWRFKKDAQGKDEETDFVLNVEPWRHAEILVVTGNNFGCGSSREHAPWALKDFGIQSIIAPSFGDIFYNNCFKNGLLPIRIPQNVILEKLTPIAKKGGKLTIDLPDQTISDGEGNVLVDHFDIEDYRKHCLIHGLDDIGITLQKESFISKYEEVRKDKYSFWEGGSKLLKFPCDLSLEKRTPLTTYDVVHQDW; encoded by the coding sequence atgtCATTCACACCCCCAAAAGGTCCAAGAACCTTATACGACAAAGTTTTCGATCATCACGTTGTTCATAAAGATGATAACGGATCTTACCTACTTTATATTGATAGACATATCATTCATGAAGTGACCACACCTCAAGCATTTGAAGGTTTAAAAGATAATGGAAGACCTGTTAGAAGATCAGATTGTACTTTAGCTACAGTTGATCACAATATTCCAACTGACTCaaggaaaaatttcaaatcagtCGACACTTTTATTAAGCAAGCTGATTCTCGTTTGCAAGTGAAAACActagaaaaaaatgttgCTGAGCACGATATCCCATATTTCGGTATGACTGAAATTAGGCAAGGGATCGTTCATATGATCGGTCCAGAACAAGGTTTCATTCTACCTGGTTGTACAGTTGTTTGTGGTGATTCCCATACATCTACCCACGGTGCTTTCGGTTGTTTGGCTTTCGGTATTGGAACTTCTGAGGTTGAACATGTATTGGCTACTCAAACTCTTATCCAAACAAGATCCAAAAACATGAGAATCTTGGTTAATGGGAAGTTATCTCCAGGTGTTACCTCTAAGGATTTAATTTTACATATTATTGGTTTAATTGGTACCGCTGGTGGTACTGGTTGTGTTATTGAATTTGCTGGTGAAGcaattgaagatttatcAATGGAAGCTCGTATGTCTATGTGCAATATGTCCATCGAAGCCGGTGCCAGAGCTGGTATGATTAAGCCTGATGAAAAAACTTTCGAATATTTAAAGGGTAGACCATTAGTCCCAACTGGTGCTGAATGGGAAAAGGGTTTAGCATTTTGGAAAACCTTACATTCTGATGAAGGAGCCAAGTTTGATCATGAAATTGTTATTAAGGGATCAGCAATTATTCCAACAATTACTTGGGGTACATCTCCACAAGATGCTTTGCCAATTACCGCGTCAGTTCCTGATCCAGCAAAAGTTGAAGATCCAATAAGAAGGGGTGATATGGAAAGGGCTTTACAATATATCGGACTAGAACCAAATACTCCATTACAAAGtattaaaattgataagGTATTTATTGGTTCCTGTACCAACGCACGTATTGAAGATTTGAGAGCTGCTGCTAAAGTGGTTGATGGTTATCATATTGCTGATAATATCATGAGGGCTATGGTTGTCCCAGGTTCAGGTTTGGTAAAAGCCCAGGCTGAAGATGAAGGTCTTGACCAAATCTTCTTAAGGGCAGGCTTTGAATGGAGAGAAGCTGGTTGTTCTATGTGTCTGGGTATGAATCCAGATATTTTACAACCTGGTGAACGATGTGCATCTACTTCGAATAGAAACTTCGAAGGTCGTCAAGGTCCTAGATCCCGTACTCACTTGATGTCACCAGTGATggctgctgctgctgctaTTGCAGGACATTTTGTTGATATTAGAGAATTTAAGTACAAAGATAAGACTGCTCCAAAGATTTCTATTTCTAATGAAGCACAAGACGTTTTGGCAGATGCTGCTGCTAAGCATAAGCATATAGAACAACCTGAGGATGATCTTTCtgaagaaggtgaagatATGATTGATGATATTCCTCCATCTACCACTACTAGAGTTGCTTCTGGTCCTACAGGTATGAAAccatttttatcattatgtTCCATTGCTGCTCCGTTGGATAAATCGAATGTCGACACCGATGCTATTATTCCAAAACAATTTTTGAAGACAATTAAAAGAACCGGTTTAAAAGTTGGATTATTCTACGAATGGCGTTTTAAGAAAGATGCCCAAggtaaagatgaagaaactgaCTTTGTTTTAAATGTTGAACCATGGAGACATGCGGAGATTTTAGTTGTCACCGGGAATAACTTCGGTTGTGGTTCTTCTAGAGAACATGCTCCATGGGCCTTAAAGGATTTTGGCATTCAAAGTATTATTGCCCCATCATTTGGTGATATTTTCTACAATAACTGTTTCAAGAATGGTTTACTACCAATAAGAATTCCACAAAACgttattttggaaaaattaacTCCGATTGCTAAGAAAGGTGGGAAATTGACAATTGATTTACCTGACCAAACTATCTCCGATGGTGAAGGTAATGTTCTGGTCGATCATTTTGACATTGAGGATTATAGAAAGCACTGTTTGATCCATGGTTTAGATGATATCGGCATTACATTACAAAAAGAGAGTTTTATCAGCAAGTACGAGGAGGTAAGAAAGGATAAATATTCCTTCTGGGAAGGTGGTTCcaaattgttgaaattcCCATGTGATTTATCACTTGAAAAACGCACACCACTTACAACTTACGACGTTGTTCATCAAGATTGGTAA